The following proteins come from a genomic window of Pseudomonas cichorii:
- the rpsG gene encoding 30S ribosomal protein S7, with protein sequence MPRRRVAAKREVLDDPKYGSQILAKFMNHVMESGKKAVAERIVYGALDKVKERKNSDPLEIFEKALDAIAPLVEVKSRRVGGATYQVPVEVRPSRRNALAMRWLVDFARKRGEKSMALRLAGELLDAAEGKGAAVKKREDVHRMAEANKAFSHYRF encoded by the coding sequence ATGCCAAGAAGACGCGTAGCAGCCAAGCGCGAAGTGCTTGACGATCCAAAATACGGAAGCCAAATCCTGGCCAAGTTCATGAACCACGTGATGGAAAGCGGCAAGAAAGCCGTTGCCGAGCGTATCGTTTATGGCGCGCTGGACAAGGTTAAAGAACGCAAGAACAGCGACCCCCTGGAAATCTTCGAGAAAGCTCTCGACGCCATCGCTCCGCTGGTCGAAGTGAAGTCGCGCCGTGTAGGCGGTGCTACTTACCAGGTTCCGGTTGAAGTTCGTCCGTCCCGTCGTAATGCATTGGCAATGCGCTGGCTGGTAGACTTCGCGCGCAAGCGTGGCGAAAAGTCTATGGCTCTGCGTTTGGCTGGCGAACTGTTGGACGCCGCCGAAGGTAAAGGTGCTGCAGTTAAGAAGCGTGAAGACGTGCACCGTATGGCTGAAGCTAACAAAGCTTTCTCGCACTACCGCTTCTAA
- the rpsL gene encoding 30S ribosomal protein S12, whose protein sequence is MATINQLVRQPRKRIVEKSDVPALQNCPQRRGVCTRVYTTTPKKPNSALRKVCRVRLTNGFEVSSYIGGEGHNLQEHSVVLIRGGRVKDLPGVRYHTVRGSLDTSGVKGRNQGRSKYGTKKPK, encoded by the coding sequence ATGGCAACTATCAACCAGCTGGTACGTCAGCCGCGTAAGCGTATCGTCGAGAAATCCGACGTGCCTGCGCTGCAGAACTGCCCGCAACGTCGCGGTGTGTGCACTCGTGTGTATACCACCACGCCGAAAAAACCTAACTCGGCATTGCGTAAAGTCTGCCGTGTGCGCCTGACCAACGGTTTCGAGGTTTCCTCGTACATCGGTGGTGAAGGTCACAACCTGCAAGAGCACAGCGTGGTACTGATCCGTGGCGGTCGTGTAAAAGACTTGCCAGGTGTTCGTTATCACACCGTTCGTGGTTCTTTGGATACTTCCGGCGTTAAAGGTCGTAACCAGGGTCGCTCGAAATACGGTACCAAGAAGCCTAAGTAG